The sequence CTCCTTGTCCGCGAAACGCCGGTGCTTCTCATCCGCCTGCTGCTGCTTGTCCATGGGCCGCTCACGGGGGTCCTGAATGGAGAGCGCACTGGCGATCACCATCACCTCATGCACACAGCCATAGGGCTTGGCCGCCAGGATCATCCTGGCCAGACGCGGGTCGATGGGCAGGCGGGCCAGCTGTCGGCCCAGCTTGGTCATCCGGGGCTGGTGTTTGTGCACCTCGATGGCGGACAGCTCCTCCAGCAGGCGCATGCCGTCGTTGATGTGGCGGTTGTCCGGCGGCTGTACGAAGGGGAAGGCGGCGATGTCGCCCAGCCCCAGGGCCAGCATCTGCAGGATCACCGAGCCCAGGTTGGTGCGCAGGATCTCCGGGTCGGTAAACTCGGGACGGCCGCTGAAGTCCTCCTCACTGTAGAGGCGAATACAGATGCCTTCGGAGACCCGGCCGCAACGACCGGCGCGCTGGTTGGCACTGGCCTGGGACACCGGCTCGATGGGCAGCCGCTGCACCTTGGTGCGGTAGCTGTAGCGGCTGATGCGTGCCGTTCCCGGATCGATGACGTACTTGATGCCGGGCACCGTCAGCGAGGTTTCCGCCACGTTGGTGGCCAGCACGATGCGCCGCCCGGTGTGGGAGGCAAAGATCTTCGCCTGCTCGGCGTGGGAGAGCCGGGCAAACAGGGGCAGAATCTCTGTGTCACGTAGATTACGGCGGCGCAGGGCATCGGCGGTGTCGCGAATCTCCCGCTCTCCGTTCATGAAGATCAGGATGTCCCCCAACCCTTCGGCGCACAGCTCATCCACCGCCAGGAAGATCCCCTCCATCTGGTCGAGATCCCGCTCTTCGTCGCGCACCAGGGGCCGGTAGCGCATCTCCACCGGATAGGTGCGGCCGGACACCTCGATCACCGGGGCATCGTTGAAGTGGCGCGAGAAACGGTCGACGTCGATGGTGGCCGAGGTGATGATCACCTTGAGATCCGGTCGCTGGGGCAGCAGCTGCTTGAGGTAGCCCAGGATGAAGTCGATATTGAGGCTGCGCTCGTGGGCTTCATCGATGATCAGGGTGTCGTACTGGTCCAGGCGGCGATCATGCTGAATCTCCGCCAGCAAGATGCCGTCGGTCATCAGCTTGACGTAGCTGTCGCCACTGGTCTGATCCGCAAAGCGCACCTTGAAGCCCACGTGGTTGCCCAGGGGACTCTTGAGCTCATCGGCGATGCGGCTGGCCACCGCCCGGGCCGCCAGGCGACGCGGCTGGGTATGGCCAATCAGGCCTCGGGTGCCCCTGCCCAGCTCCAGACAGATCTTGGGCAGCTGAGTAGTCTTACCGGACCCGGTTTCACCGGCCACAATCACCACCTGGTTGTCCCGTATCGCCTCGGCTATCTCGTCACGGCGGTCACTGACCGGCAGATCCGGATACTCGATGGCCGGCAGACCAGACTGACGGGCAATCACCCGCTGTTGACTGGTCTCAAGCAGGCCCTGCAGCTGCTCCTGGATGGCCTGGCGCTTGCCGGCATCTTTGAGCTTCTTCATGCCGCTCAAGCGGCGACGAATGGTGGCAGCGTCCTGCTGCATGCACAGGGCGAGTTGCTGGGGCGAAAAGGGGTTACTCAAGTTGGACATCCCAATGGCTGATGTGAATCGACGGATCTTAGCAGTTTCAGGGCCTGCGCCCAATGGTCTGATGAAACCGTCGGCAACCAAGGGTCTAAAAAGCCACCAGTTCTTGAGTTGCCTGGCCCCCGGAGTTAGGGTTGCCGGGTCCAGAGTTTCAAATTCATGGAGAAAAAGATGCCCCTGGGACTGACCCTGACCCTCGCCGCCCTGCCTCTGCTGATACTCTGGCCTGCCCTGCTCACCCATCACTGGCCCCTGCTCTGGTGGGCCGCCGCCAGCCTGGTGGCTTTGTGTCTCTATGGTGTGGACAAGCACAGGGCCCGTCACGGTCAGTGGCGGATTCCCGAGATGGTGCTGCATCTGGTGGCCCTGCTGGGTGGCTGGTCCGGGGCGCTTCTGGGGCAACAGCTCTGGCGTCATAAAACCCGCAAGCGGCCCTTCCAGGTCGCCTTCTGGACCATTGGCCTGGTGCAGGCCTGCTTACTGGTGGAGTGGCTTTGGCTGAGTGGCCGCAACCTGATGCCCCTATGGCGCGGTTTGTTTCCCCCCTGAGAGATCGCCACTGCCAGCACCCAAAATGCGGTCAAAACGTGATCAGACAACCCCTTTGCTTTTCACCGGTGTTGAAATAGACCACGCCTTTGCATAGGGTACGGACAGTTCATTTTAGAGTGAGAACCGGGTATGACTCCCATTGAAGAGCTGCTGCAGGATCCCGAGCAGCGCACCGCGGCCACCAAAACCTCCCGCCGTGTCATGTTTACCTTTATCGCCATCTTCCTGGTGCTGATCTACGGCTCTGGCGTGCCCTCCGGCATCCTCGGCGGGCTGCTGTTCCTGGCGCTGGGGCTGGTGATGCTGCCCCTGACCGTGGCCGTGCCCTCCTTTATCCTGCAAAAGAGGCACCCCGCCCTGAAGTGGGCCATCATAGTGCTGGACACCATGGCCAACATCGCCATCACCCGAGCTCTCTACCTGGGGCTGTTCGGATAGGGGGAAATTTGGGCGGATGATTGATCTCCGCCCTTGATTTCCGAGGCGAACTGTTCCAGCTTAAAGAGGTTAAGGATAACCTCGGAGGGCTTGATGAAAGCCTTGATACTACTCACTTCCGCTTGTTTCCTCGTGGGCTGCGCCGCCCCGGAACAGCGCCCGGTAAACATCATAAAACACTCACCTCCGCCTACGGTCATTGACGGCCACAATGCACACAACGCTCTGGACTGGAGCGGCACCTATCGAGGCACCCTGCCCTGCCCGGATTGCGACGGCATCGTCACCGAACTGACCCTGTTCGCCGATGGCCGTTACCACCTGAAACAGATCTATCTGGGACGCCGCAACAACGGCAGTGATCTGAAAGGGCAATTCCAATGGCACAACTCGGGCAACAGCATCATGATTCCCAGGGACAGAGCCGCCCCGGCCCACTACCGGGTCACGGAAAACCGGCTGCAACGTCTGGATAATCAGGCCCGGGTCATCGAAGGGCTCAATGCCAACCGTTACTGGCTGGAGAAAATTCGATAAAAAAAGCCCGGCCAATGCCGCAATGCTGATCAGATAAGGATCGGTTGACCGATCCTCTGAACATAGGACAATCCGGTTCCAGTGAATGGAACCGGATTTTTTTATGTCTATTGCAGCCGCCCTCAACGACGTCATGGACAGCCATGATGCTTCTCCTTCAGCCTTTGCCGAGCACCTACCTGTAGAGTGGATTGAAGCGGCAACAGGATTGTCGGCCCAAGCCACAATCCGGCGTCGCCGGTTGCCTTCAGACATGGTGCTCTGGTTAACCATTGGCATGGCTTTCTTTCGGGACGAACCCATCTCCGAAGTCGCTAGGAAACTCAACATCTGCGCCAACGGGCTGGCCAATGATGAACTGCTGGCGCCCAGTGCCTTATCGCAAGCCCGCCAACGCTTGGGAGATGAGCCATCAGAGTGGTTATTCAAAAAGTCTGCTGGCCATTGGGGGGCGGAGCGTTATCCCGATGATGATTGGCACGGCCTGCAGTTGTTTGCGGTGGATGGTGCTCTATTCAGAACACCGGAGACTCCAGAGCTTAGGGCGCATTTTGGTTCAGGAAATACATCATCAGAAAGGCAAACTCCGTTTCCCATGCTGCGGCTGGTGGCATTGATGAACGTGCGTTCGCACATCATCATGAACGCCGCCATCAGCCCCTATCGTCGGGGCGAAGTACCGCTGGCAGCGACGTTTACCGATGCGCTGCCCGATAATTCGGTCACTTTGCTGGATAAGGGGTTTTTCAGCGCCAACCTGCTGCTGAACATCAGCACGGAGGGCCATAACCGTCATTGGTTGCTGCCTGAGCGCAGCAGGCTCTCGTATACGGTTGTGGAAAGTTACGCTGAGGGTGATCGTCTGTTGGAAATGAAGGTCTCTGCGCAGGCCCGCAAGGCTAACCCAGAGTTGCCAGCTTACTGGCGAGCCAGGGCCGTGACTTACCAAGTCGGCGAACAGGAAAAGACAGTGCTAACTTCGCTGCCGGCCAAGCAGTACAGCGCCCACCAAGTGGCAACCCTGTATCACCAACGTTGGGAGATTGAGCTTGGATTTCGAGACATCAAAAGCTCGATGCAAGGCAATGCAATTACCTTAAGAAGTAAAAAAGTCGGCCTGATTTACCAGGAGCTATGGGGGCTACTGCTGGGTTATAACCTGATCCGGCGTGAGGCGAGCCAGGCTGCGGTCGAAAATGGACATTCCCCGCAAGAGATAAGCTTCAAGTTCGCTTATCAATTTATCGCGACTCAGCTGATCTCAATGGCAGGTGCAGTGTCGCCGGGGAATACGGGCAAGAGGCTTGCAGCACTTAGGGGTTCGGTCGCGACCCTGTTCATAGAAAAACGCCCCAGGCCATCACGGCCCAGGGCGGTAAAGATATCCAAAACCCGTTATCCGGTGAATCGCAATGCCGCTCCGCTTAAGTGAACGGCATTGCGGCCAATGCCGGGCTTCTTTTTGAATGGTGTTAGCGGACGATGGGGTCCAGGGTGAGCTCCACCCGGCGATTTTGCGCCCGACCCGCCTTGTTGATGTTGTCGGCAATGGGACGGCTCTCCCCGTAACCCACAGCCGCCACCCGCTGATAGGGGATCTGCTGATTGACCAGATAGCTGGCCACGCTGGCCGCACGGCGCTCGGACAGCTTCTGATTGTAATCCGCCTCACCCCGGCTGTCGGTGTGTCCGGCAACGGTGATCAGGGTGTTCTCAAACTCCTTCAGCACCAGGCCGACTGAGTTGAGGGTGGGATAAAACTGCGCCTTGAGCTGATCTTGGTTGGTGTCAAAGGTAACGTTGCCCGGCATGTTGAGGATGATCTGATCGCCCACCCGGGTCACGCTGACGCCTGTGCCCTCCAGTTGTTGGCGCAGCTTCATCTCCTGCTGGTCCATGTAGTAACCCACAGAGCCGCCGGCCAGACCACCGATGCCAGCGCCGATCAGGGCACCTTTGGCCCGGTCGCTCTTGCTGGACACCGCCGCGCCGATGATGGCGCCGGTGATGGCGCCAATGCCGGCACCTACGGTGGCGTTGGCGGTTTTCTCTTCCCGAGTATAGGGATCCAGGGTGGTACAACCGCTGATGGCCACCAGAGCGCTGAGGCCCAGGGCTGCGGTACGAATACGTAGAGTCATAGAACTTCCCCAAAAACTGCTTGGATTCTCTTTAATGCTCGGCAGTATATCCGCCAAAACATGAAAACCCAGTAAATTTTACTCTGTTTTAATAGCCCGCCGCCTGGCCATCCTTGCGACTCTCCGAGGCGCCGACGTAGGTTTGATTCGTCTCGTCCCAGAGGATCGCCTGGTAGCCGCCGAAGCTGCCCAGATTTTCCTGAAGCACATGGCCCTTCTCAATGAGACTGCGGCGGGTGGCGGCGGAGAACCCAGTTTCCAGGGAAACCACACCGCCATCGTTCATAGTCTCACCCGTAGGCTGACTGGAACCTGTATGGAGTATCCTCGGGGCATCCCCCGCCTCCTGAAGGTTCATCCCAAAGTCCAACAGGTTGATCAGAATCTGAGCATGCGCCTGGGGCTGAGTCGCCCCGCCCATCACCCCGAAGCTGAGCCAGGGTTTCCCCTCTTTGGTGACAAAGGCGGGAATGATGGTGTGGAAGGGACGCTTGCCCGGGGCATAACTGTTGGCCTCACCGGGTGTCAGGTTGAACAGCTGGCCCCTGTCCTGGAGTACAAAGCCCAGCCCGGTTGGGGTCATCCCCGATCCCATGCCGCGATAGTTGCTTTGGATCAGCGACACCATGTTGCCCTGGCTGTCAGCGGTGGTCAGGTAGATGGTGTCACCATGGCCCAGAGCCGGATTGCCCGGGTCGACACTGCGCGCCGCCCGCTTGGGGTCGATCTGCTTGCGCCTCTGAGCGGCGTACTCCTCCGACAGCAGTCCCTCGACCGGCACCTGGGCGAACGCCATATCCGCGTAGAACTTGGCCCTGTCCGCAAAGGCCAGCTTCTTGGCCTCCACAAAGGTGTGCACATACTCGGCGCTGTCCAGCCCCATCTTCTGGATGTCGTACCCTTCCAGGATTTTAAGGATCTGCTGAGCCGCAACCCCCTGACCATTGGGGGGCAGTTCCCACAACTCATGGCCCCGGTAACTGACCTTCACCGGCTCCACCCACTCACTGCGATGAGACGCCAGGTCCTGGTAACTGAGGAAACCGTCGTTCTCCTTCATGTAAGCATCGATGCGTCTGGCGATCTCCCCTTTGTAGAAGGCGTCCCGCCCTTCATCTGCCAACAGCCGGTAGCTGTAGGCCAGATCCGGGTTGCGGAAGATCTCCCCCTTCTGCGGCATCTTGCCATCGGGCATAAAGGTCTCTTTGAAGCCGGGATAGGGGCTCAGCCGAGGCGCACTGCGGTTCATGTAATAGGCAATAAGCTCAGAAACCGGAAAACCTTTCTCCGAATAATCGATGGCCGGAGCCAGAATCGATTTCATCGGCAGCTTGCCGAAGCGCCCGTGGAGCTCAAACCAGCCATCCACGGTACCGGGCACCGACACCGGCAAGGGGCCATAAGGGGGAATGCTGGTCATGCCCAGCTGTTGAAAGTGTTCCAGGGTCAGACTCTTGGGGCTACGGCCCGAGCCGTTGAGGCCATAGAGTTTCTGACTCTTGGCATCCCAGACGATGGCAAAGAGATCGCCACCGATGCCGCAACCTGTGGGCTCGACCAGCCCCAGCATGGCGTTGGCGGCAATGGCGGCATCCACGGCACTGCCGCCCTGTTTGAGAATGTCCAGTGCCACCTGGGTGGCCAAAGGCTGACTGGTGGCGGCCATGCCGTTTTGCGCCAGCACCTCGGAACGGGAGGCGAAATGATGGCCGGTCACCCGATCAAAGGCGTGGGCCGGCGCCAGGCAACTCAATGTCAGCGCCAGGGTACAGAGGGTCTTCTTCATTGTTTTTCGCTCTGTTAACAGTAGGAGTCTGCTCAGACTACCAGCTGTTGATCCCGCCGTCAGAGCGGGCGATAAAAAAACAAACGACTAACTGTTACAAAGCGTTATGCCCTATTCGGGGGTGAGTAAAAACAAGAAGGGGCGCCGCGGCGCCCCTTGGTATGTGGACACAGGGCCACTACACCGCGTTGCGGAAGCAGCTTTTCAGGTGAGTACTGATGGCACTGAGCACCCGGCTGCGATCGATGATGCCGACCACCTTGTCCTCATCCAGCACCGGGTAGATTTTGGGTTTTTGTCCCAACATCGATTCGGCCAGACTCAGCACCGAATCCTCGGGCGTCACCGTCAATACATCCTTGCGCATGCAGTCGGCGACGGTGGCGGTGATATCACAGTGATAACTGCTCGCCAGCAATACCGACAGGCAATCCTGCTCAGAGACGAAACCCACCAGATGATGGTCGGCGTCCACGACCGGCGCTCCGGGCTGTTTAGCTTCCAGCAGGGTATCGACGGCCACAGAGAGCGGCGTTTCCGGGGAGAGCCACACGGGATGACGCTCCATATAGTCTTGTACTTTTACCGATTCCATTGTTTCCCCTTGAACTATGGTGACTCACTGTAACCATAGTGCCTGACAACGGTTTTTGCCTCGGGGAGAAAAAAGATTCACGCAATCTGCTTGTACGATTAGCTTGCCGGTTTCTCAAAGAGTTTCTCTGCAACAGCTTCAGTCACCGCCCGCACCAGAGCTGGGGGCTGTTGGTAGCTGTGCACCGCGAACACGCCCACAGGCTCGGTGGTGTAGCCCGGCAGCAGGGGAGTCAGGCTGGCTTCCCGCTCCAGCAGGAAGGTGGGCACCCTGGCCACCCCCAAACCTGTCCTCACCAGAGCCAGGACACTGGGCAGATCGTTCGCCCGCACCTTGGGAACAAAGCTCAGCTGGCGCTGCTTCCCTTCTGGGCCAGTCAGGTGACTCACCACCTGGCTGGCCTCCCAGCTATTGGCCACATAATGCTCCTGACGCGAGCAGTTTTGGGCCATGACCAGGGTTTCGCGAAACTGACCGATGCGTCTCTGTTTCAGGCTGCTGCTGGGCACCTTGCCTACCCGAATAGCCAAATCGACCCCTTCCGCCACCAGATCCACCTGGGTGTCCTGGGTCACCAGTTCAGGCTCAATCTCTGGGTGGGCCGACACCAACGACGCCAAGGCCGCAGACACCGGCTCCATCAGCGCGTGTGGCAGACTGATGCGTATGGAGCCCCCCAGGGTACCGCTGCTCTCCCTGGCCCGATCCCAGGCCAGGGACACTCTGTCACCGATGTCGCAACATTGGCGGTAAAACTCCCGGCCTGTGGGGGTGAGTACCTGAGAGCGGGTGGTACGCTGAAGCAATTGGGTGCCCAGGGCCCCCTCCAGAGATTTCAGGTGCTGGCTGAGTACCGATTTGGACAGTCCCAATGCCTCCGAGGCCGAAGTAAAGGAGCCTTTGTCCACCAGGGTGCGGAACAGCATCATTTGTCGCAAGTGATCCATTGCAATCGCCATTGTTTAATTCAGTTAAACAATATGTTCTTTTTATCCCTGTTTTTCAAATGCAATCACCGGCCTATTCTGATCCCAGTTGAAACCAAAGAGGATGCCCCGATGAGCCATGACGTGATTGATGCCGTAAAACAAG is a genomic window of Ferrimonas sp. YFM containing:
- a CDS encoding IS4 family transposase; translated protein: MSIAAALNDVMDSHDASPSAFAEHLPVEWIEAATGLSAQATIRRRRLPSDMVLWLTIGMAFFRDEPISEVARKLNICANGLANDELLAPSALSQARQRLGDEPSEWLFKKSAGHWGAERYPDDDWHGLQLFAVDGALFRTPETPELRAHFGSGNTSSERQTPFPMLRLVALMNVRSHIIMNAAISPYRRGEVPLAATFTDALPDNSVTLLDKGFFSANLLLNISTEGHNRHWLLPERSRLSYTVVESYAEGDRLLEMKVSAQARKANPELPAYWRARAVTYQVGEQEKTVLTSLPAKQYSAHQVATLYHQRWEIELGFRDIKSSMQGNAITLRSKKVGLIYQELWGLLLGYNLIRREASQAAVENGHSPQEISFKFAYQFIATQLISMAGAVSPGNTGKRLAALRGSVATLFIEKRPRPSRPRAVKISKTRYPVNRNAAPLK
- the ggt gene encoding gamma-glutamyltransferase, whose amino-acid sequence is MKKTLCTLALTLSCLAPAHAFDRVTGHHFASRSEVLAQNGMAATSQPLATQVALDILKQGGSAVDAAIAANAMLGLVEPTGCGIGGDLFAIVWDAKSQKLYGLNGSGRSPKSLTLEHFQQLGMTSIPPYGPLPVSVPGTVDGWFELHGRFGKLPMKSILAPAIDYSEKGFPVSELIAYYMNRSAPRLSPYPGFKETFMPDGKMPQKGEIFRNPDLAYSYRLLADEGRDAFYKGEIARRIDAYMKENDGFLSYQDLASHRSEWVEPVKVSYRGHELWELPPNGQGVAAQQILKILEGYDIQKMGLDSAEYVHTFVEAKKLAFADRAKFYADMAFAQVPVEGLLSEEYAAQRRKQIDPKRAARSVDPGNPALGHGDTIYLTTADSQGNMVSLIQSNYRGMGSGMTPTGLGFVLQDRGQLFNLTPGEANSYAPGKRPFHTIIPAFVTKEGKPWLSFGVMGGATQPQAHAQILINLLDFGMNLQEAGDAPRILHTGSSQPTGETMNDGGVVSLETGFSAATRRSLIEKGHVLQENLGSFGGYQAILWDETNQTYVGASESRKDGQAAGY
- a CDS encoding CBS domain-containing protein, translating into MESVKVQDYMERHPVWLSPETPLSVAVDTLLEAKQPGAPVVDADHHLVGFVSEQDCLSVLLASSYHCDITATVADCMRKDVLTVTPEDSVLSLAESMLGQKPKIYPVLDEDKVVGIIDRSRVLSAISTHLKSCFRNAV
- a CDS encoding DUF1294 domain-containing protein, whose translation is MPLGLTLTLAALPLLILWPALLTHHWPLLWWAAASLVALCLYGVDKHRARHGQWRIPEMVLHLVALLGGWSGALLGQQLWRHKTRKRPFQVAFWTIGLVQACLLVEWLWLSGRNLMPLWRGLFPP
- a CDS encoding OmpA family protein; this encodes MTLRIRTAALGLSALVAISGCTTLDPYTREEKTANATVGAGIGAITGAIIGAAVSSKSDRAKGALIGAGIGGLAGGSVGYYMDQQEMKLRQQLEGTGVSVTRVGDQIILNMPGNVTFDTNQDQLKAQFYPTLNSVGLVLKEFENTLITVAGHTDSRGEADYNQKLSERRAASVASYLVNQQIPYQRVAAVGYGESRPIADNINKAGRAQNRRVELTLDPIVR
- a CDS encoding copper resistance protein NlpE; amino-acid sequence: MKALILLTSACFLVGCAAPEQRPVNIIKHSPPPTVIDGHNAHNALDWSGTYRGTLPCPDCDGIVTELTLFADGRYHLKQIYLGRRNNGSDLKGQFQWHNSGNSIMIPRDRAAPAHYRVTENRLQRLDNQARVIEGLNANRYWLEKIR
- a CDS encoding LysR family transcriptional regulator produces the protein MDHLRQMMLFRTLVDKGSFTSASEALGLSKSVLSQHLKSLEGALGTQLLQRTTRSQVLTPTGREFYRQCCDIGDRVSLAWDRARESSGTLGGSIRISLPHALMEPVSAALASLVSAHPEIEPELVTQDTQVDLVAEGVDLAIRVGKVPSSSLKQRRIGQFRETLVMAQNCSRQEHYVANSWEASQVVSHLTGPEGKQRQLSFVPKVRANDLPSVLALVRTGLGVARVPTFLLEREASLTPLLPGYTTEPVGVFAVHSYQQPPALVRAVTEAVAEKLFEKPAS